Proteins co-encoded in one Cytobacillus sp. NJ13 genomic window:
- a CDS encoding Veg family protein, which yields MAKTLSDIKKALDSNLGKRLLLKANGGRRKTIERSGVLAETYPSVFVIELDQDENAFERVSYSYADVLTETVQITFYEDTSGQVALS from the coding sequence ATGGCAAAAACATTATCAGATATTAAAAAAGCTCTTGATTCAAATCTTGGGAAAAGGCTCCTGCTAAAAGCAAATGGCGGGCGCAGAAAGACCATTGAACGCTCAGGAGTTCTGGCAGAAACGTATCCTTCAGTATTTGTGATTGAGTTAGATCAGGATGAAAATGCATTTGAACGGGTATCTTACAGCTATGCAGATGTTTTAACAGAAACGGTTCAAATTACATTCTATGAAGACACATCAGGACAGGTTGCTTTAAGCTAA
- the yabG gene encoding sporulation peptidase YabG — translation MTINTMDIVGRISYHCDILFRVIDIKDQGGKKMAVLFGEDIRLVADAPCEDLIVINRAQRMKFEQEYRSLEEQSFQLFRQDLALLREKQEYEVTDGYSKTLNYFQIPGRVLHLDGDPSYLKKCLSVYEKIGIPVTGIHCNEKEMPMKIGQLIDHYRPDILVVTGHDAYSKAKGKKSDINAYRHSREFVQTVREARKKIPHLDQLVIFAGACQSHFESLIHAGANFASSPSRVNIHALDPVYIVAKVSLTPFMERINLWDILRNTLTGEKGLGGIETRGVLRTGMPYNDDDLYES, via the coding sequence TTGACTATAAATACGATGGATATCGTCGGAAGAATTTCGTATCACTGTGATATTTTATTCCGCGTGATTGATATTAAAGACCAGGGCGGCAAAAAAATGGCTGTATTATTCGGAGAGGATATTCGTCTCGTTGCGGATGCTCCCTGTGAGGATTTAATCGTCATTAACCGGGCGCAGCGGATGAAGTTTGAGCAGGAGTATAGGTCGCTTGAGGAACAGTCTTTCCAGCTATTCAGGCAAGACCTCGCTCTTTTGAGGGAGAAGCAGGAGTATGAGGTAACTGACGGCTACAGCAAGACGCTTAACTATTTTCAGATACCAGGCAGGGTGCTTCACCTGGATGGTGATCCATCTTATTTAAAGAAATGCTTAAGTGTCTATGAAAAAATAGGCATACCCGTAACAGGAATCCATTGCAATGAAAAGGAAATGCCGATGAAAATCGGACAGCTCATCGATCATTACAGGCCTGATATCCTGGTTGTAACAGGGCATGATGCCTATTCAAAGGCAAAGGGGAAGAAGTCGGATATCAATGCTTACAGGCACTCCAGGGAGTTTGTGCAGACGGTGAGGGAAGCACGCAAAAAAATACCGCACCTTGATCAGCTTGTCATTTTTGCCGGAGCATGCCAGTCCCATTTCGAATCGCTGATCCATGCAGGCGCCAACTTCGCCAGTTCTCCTTCCAGGGTGAATATCCATGCCCTTGACCCCGTATACATTGTTGCGAAAGTCAGCCTTACACCATTTATGGAAAGAATCAACTTATGGGATATCTTAAGAAATACATTAACAGGTGAAAAGGGACTCGGAGGAATCGAAACCCGGGGAGTACTGAGAACAGGAATGCCTTACAATGACGATGATTTATACGAATCCTAA
- the rsmA gene encoding 16S rRNA (adenine(1518)-N(6)/adenine(1519)-N(6))-dimethyltransferase RsmA — protein MHKDIATPARTRAILDKYGFSFKKSLGQNFLIDTNILRRIVDHADLTVESGAIEIGPGIGALTEQLARRSKRVLAFEIDQRLLPILEETLSPYPHVSIINEDVLKADVKTAIEREFEGFDDIMVVANLPYYVTTPIIMKLLEDKLPIRGIVCMLQKEVADRISARPGTKEYGSLSIAVQYYTEAETAMIVPKTVFVPQPNVDSAVIKLTKRREPAVAVKSESFFFQVTKASFAQRRKTLLNNLTSQLPGGKQKKEQILSALEQANVEPGRRGETLSIEEFARLSDALLPHFS, from the coding sequence ATGCATAAAGATATTGCAACGCCAGCCAGAACACGGGCGATTTTGGATAAATACGGATTTTCTTTTAAGAAAAGCCTGGGACAGAACTTTTTGATCGATACGAATATTCTCCGGAGAATTGTCGATCATGCAGATTTAACGGTCGAGTCGGGCGCCATTGAAATTGGCCCCGGAATTGGGGCGTTGACTGAACAGCTGGCCCGGAGAAGCAAAAGGGTGCTTGCTTTTGAAATTGACCAGCGGCTGCTTCCCATTTTAGAGGAAACTTTATCGCCGTATCCCCATGTATCCATCATCAATGAAGACGTATTGAAAGCAGATGTTAAGACAGCGATTGAACGGGAGTTTGAAGGCTTTGACGATATTATGGTTGTCGCCAACCTTCCGTATTATGTTACAACGCCGATTATCATGAAATTGCTCGAGGATAAGCTTCCGATCAGAGGAATCGTCTGTATGCTCCAGAAAGAGGTAGCGGACAGAATTTCAGCCCGTCCTGGAACGAAAGAGTACGGCTCACTCTCCATCGCTGTCCAGTACTATACAGAGGCTGAAACGGCCATGATCGTGCCGAAGACGGTCTTTGTGCCGCAGCCGAATGTGGATTCAGCGGTCATTAAACTGACAAAGCGCAGAGAGCCTGCAGTGGCGGTGAAAAGCGAATCCTTCTTTTTCCAGGTGACAAAAGCAAGCTTTGCACAAAGACGCAAGACTCTGCTGAATAATTTAACAAGCCAGCTCCCTGGAGGAAAACAAAAGAAGGAACAGATTCTCTCCGCTCTCGAACAAGCCAATGTCGAGCCGGGCAGAAGAGGGGAAACTCTATCCATCGAAGAATTTGCCCGATTGAGCGATGCCCTGCTGCCGCATTTTTCGTAA
- the rnmV gene encoding ribonuclease M5 — MKIKEIIVVEGKDDTAAIKRALDADTIETNGSAINQETIEKIKLAQKTRGVIVFTDPDFPGQKIRNTITNDVPGCKHAFIEKADALHKHGRGVGVEHASPEMIRQALKDAQVMQETYEETITQEDLVTAGLIGGEGAKERREKLGRLLKIGYTNGKQLHKRLMMFQISQKDFAEAIEAIRKEEQNA, encoded by the coding sequence ATGAAGATCAAAGAAATTATTGTTGTAGAAGGCAAGGATGATACAGCGGCGATCAAAAGAGCCCTGGATGCCGATACAATCGAAACCAATGGATCTGCCATTAATCAGGAAACCATTGAAAAAATAAAGCTTGCCCAGAAGACCAGAGGGGTAATCGTATTCACAGACCCGGACTTTCCCGGACAAAAAATCCGGAATACGATCACCAATGATGTACCCGGCTGCAAGCATGCCTTTATAGAAAAAGCGGATGCTCTTCATAAGCATGGCAGAGGAGTTGGCGTTGAGCATGCATCGCCTGAAATGATCCGCCAGGCACTAAAGGACGCCCAAGTTATGCAGGAAACCTATGAGGAAACCATTACCCAGGAAGACCTGGTAACGGCAGGCCTGATTGGCGGAGAGGGAGCCAAGGAAAGAAGAGAAAAGCTGGGCAGACTTCTCAAAATCGGCTACACAAACGGCAAGCAGCTTCATAAGCGCTTAATGATGTTTCAGATCAGCCAGAAAGACTTTGCTGAGGCAATCGAAGCTATTCGCAAGGAGGAACAAAATGCATAA